The Oreochromis aureus strain Israel breed Guangdong linkage group 16, ZZ_aureus, whole genome shotgun sequence genome includes the window CTTTTCCTCCCACTTATCCAACCACCCACCCAATactcatacacagacacacactgaacaTACCAGCGAATATTTTTCAGCCAATTTACACAAAAAGGAGGAGAAATAAcctgctccgtttattatttTGGATACAAGCCGATACTGAAATTACTCTAATGTAAAAAGGGATGGTTACTGTGGGCAGGGATGGGAAACTGTCTGTTAATCTGTTGCAGGGCTCATTGTTTATTAACTGCTGAAAGTCATTCTTAATAACTCCTGCTGGATGTTTAAAGGCTCACGTGCATATTCTCTTCTGAGCTGGTCTGAACCTGCACGTCTGTTTCAGCTCACGTTCTGTAATGTTCAAATGTTCCTTGGAATGCTTTGTTAAATTACAGACGGGCATAGTTAATATTCCTCTCCTCACCTTCCAATGTGACGGCAATCCCACCAGAAAGACATGAAAATCTTAATGCTCAAATTATAATCATCTAACACTGGTTCTCATGTGGCACATTTCTACTTACAGTGAAGTGCTTTCTATCCcacgttcacacacacactatcactCTAGCAAACGCGTTGGAAGAGTTCAGCATCTTGCCCAGGAATGCTTTGGCATGCAcagtggagcagccagggatcaaaccaccaaccttctgattagtagatgacccgCTCTAACTCTCGAGCCACCGCCACCTGAATTAAGATGAAGCTGTGCAACCTTGACAGACAggttttcttactttttcacTTACTTTAAGTGATGCTTGCTGTTTTCAAGTGTTTTGAATTCaagcacaatttaaaaataaaatgttacgtTTGCCGACTGTTAGTATCAATAACATGGTTATTTTTGGCTGATGAGTTCTCTGACCTCCTCTTTTTCCACGTTAGAATGAAACGGGTGTGTGTGGTTCGagaaattcaaaataaattaaaacatggcacttttaaagtcattaaacatGCGTGCTATGCAGTCATTCCAGCTCACTCCTaataaggacacacacacaatctttcttttaattgttaatagttatcattattaatattattatggTCCAGCAGAGGTAGCACATTCACTGTCTGCCACAGTTGGGTGTTGGCCCAACTGCCTCCACAGAGCTCTGTTTCCAGAATATGAGGTTCAAGCAGTCTGTGGACCATCAGCCAGCTGTGGTAAGAATGAAGTTATACAGATTGCTGAAGTGAAACTTCTGAGTTCTGGTTGACTCTTGACAAATTTTGGAAATGAACttctggaaaacagttaaatcatTCGCTTCCAACAACACATCTGAGGTGACTGAAAATCCCTACAGTTCCCATCTACATGGATGTAAACATCTGTGGGGCCATAAACCCGATTAACAAATCTAAAATCCAGAGTGCACTTCACAGATCACAGAAGACTAAAATGCAACGAGCCAGACTACTCACCATGGCTTCTGTTCTAAAGGTCACGTTCTGGCTGCTTGACACGCTTGTTTGCTTCTCTCATGTATGAAATCAGAGACATGTATGTTAGTTTATCATGTTAATATCACTGTATATAGTGAGATGGCAAGAACAGCAAacatatgaaaaaataataCGTATATTTATCTACGTATTCATTGTATAAGACAAAAATAATCAGTATCCGATCCatgtttatttatagagcacacgAAAAACCCCAAAGCAACACATTTAAAGTCACAAaaccacatattaaacaaaagggaaaaataaataacaataataaataaataaaagtatatataaataaaatagacaataaagtgtactataaataaaacaatttcagCTCTCGTAGGTCCCTGtgatgtgtgggtgtgtcttATCTCATCCAGAAGCTGAGCTGCCACCCATTTCTCCTGAGGTGCCAGCTCCCAGCTGACGTTACTCAGTGATCAGCCACCCAGCAGTATGTTAGCTATTGAAGCGCTGCTCACTCAGTAAGTAGGTCAGTCTTGGGTGGTGAGCAGCAgtggtgttttctgtgtgtattAACTGAGATTTGTGTTGTCTTTGGGCTGCTTGTGAGTAACTGCTGATTTCTAAGTGTACCTTTAATTTGACTAAAgtcttatgtttgtttgtttggtttaaaTAGCAGTGCTCCCACCTCTTtgagttctttaaaaaaaaaacaaacctttggCTTTTTCGTTTCCCTGTCATACCATCTGTACTCCTGTCATTCCCTAGCGCTTATTTTGGGGGATGTAACAACACTAAACAgattatatataatttttaaagtaacttaaaaCGACTAGAAGCTAGCTCTGTTAATACTGCTAAAATGCCTTtgagaaaatgtgtgtttttaaatgtgattttgtttaaaatcaAATCCACCCTAATATGGGGGAGCAGCTTATTCCATTATTTGGAGACCACAAGAACAAAAGCTCAGTCCCCCAGGTGTTTCCATCATGACATGGGAGCAACAAACAGCTGGTCAGCTGATCTGTCTAAGTTGGAGACAGACCacttaaaagcaaaaaacaagctgtGTAAAGATTTTAGACAGGAGGTAATGTGCTCACATGTGGGTGTCTCTGTTAGcagatgagcagcagcagctttctgAACCATTTGTAAATGTGATTGTGAGGCCTGATCAACGCCAACATAAAGTATATTGCAATAATGAAGGCAAGTTGTCACAAATGCATTTAAAACTAAATCACCAAAAGAGTTAAAATGCTTGCATTTAGAAAGCTCCCTTTTCTCACTGCTATTCGCTTGTTCATTTTAAGAACTGTTTCAATTTTCACCCCACGATTGGGAGCACGTGGTTTAAAACAGGATGTGGGGAAGCTTTGAAATAGGTCTGAAATTTTACAGCAAAGAAGCATTCGGACCTTGGGGTGTCCCACTACCTGTATAAAAGTTACAGGTACATCATTAAAAATCAGGGATGAAATACTCTACAGTCAGCTGTTAAAGGTAATAGAACAAAGTGCAAACAACAGCGCAGAAGTTGCCAAATTttcagctgcatccaagccttagCCTTACAACAACATACACGTAACGTAGATGTaatgtcagtgtgtgttttgAGATCAAttattacacacacatataaataaaataattcttAATAATTAGGATTCCGAAATCCCTATGTTTCATCCAGACTtaaataatgataaataaaGAGTCAATCTGCATTTTTTGGGTCTCACTGTCATGTCCTTTTGTGCAGTAAAAACGCAATAAAATGTCAATATCTCAAGTTCTCAAAAGCCATGgacaacttttactttttcctcctctctgcaTACAAACTGAAATGAGCTGACTGTAGTATAAGGGATTAGGAAActgaaacagcaacactgtATCACTATTAGGAACACTGTTATATATATCACAGTATTAAATGGTAAGTAGACTGTAGAAATGCCTTTTTTACTCTGTTTTGAGCAGTCAGTGTGCTTTCTCTTCGCAAAATCGTCAATACATTCATGCAGTGTTGTACCAGTGTTTACCttttctacacacacacacacacacacacacactgaggcatGGACAGGAGAAGCAAGGGAACAATCCATCAACCTTCAAAATGGTAAATGACCTGCTGTACCACCTGAACAGCTGCCCCTCTCAATGACTCAGGAACTGCTTAGGGTTAAATTTATGgttgcatttattattatttttgtttgttttccataaTTTCAAAAGTGGAAGATGTTACTGTTTAAATCATCTGTTTCCACTTTATGACAATATTTCCATTTGCAAAACAGGTGAAAATTCAAAAGGGTAAATGTGAAGAAACCCTACTGCTTTGTAAAGTCTTTCTGggttatgttttatgtttaaaaaaaacaaaggttttTAGTGAAGAAATAGACTGCTGAGTAAAAGAAAACTCTAGGACATTGAAAAGATCTCAAGGACATTCCTAGTTTTCAGTGAGGTCACATCGGTGATGGACTAATGTATCCCTCACCATATGGGACACCTTCACAGTTTATAGGAGCAGCCTTCAGGGAAAAGGCCAGCCGGAGTCAGCCAGTCCATGGGCTTCTGGGAGCCCTGTGTAAGCTGCCTGCTGAAAGGGTGCCCTTCATTTCTAGACAGCGTgccctttttaaaatacaatCATAGACAGAGAGTGAACGGCTGCCTTACCGCTGTCTATCCCAATTCATTCACATACACTGCCTCAAGGGCCTCATTTGGGTAGCTATAGCTATAGCCTCATGGTCAAAACATGACCTTCAACACCCTGCTGCAATCAGACCTCCTCTCAACTATGCATATACTTCTTTATCGTCAGGTgatctatatctatatcactgTATCATACGGATCATCAAAATACAGTCACCATAACGTTTAAGTGCAAGCACTTGAGCTCAATGTGCTTATAGGTACCATTTGTAAATAAAGgtgctttgttgtttgttttaagggagctgaaaaaaattaaagacaatAAGGACAGAACAGGTCAGCTTCACTGCACATAAATGTAATAATAGAGTCACATCAGATAGTCTGAGGAAGTGGAGAGTACTTTAATACTGTCATCGTCCTCCTGTCCTTTCTATGTTGGCACACCTcctcctgtgtctgtgtgtgtggggtggggggcaTTGTTTTGTGTTCTTGAGAAAGATTCTGTGGAACTGTGTAGATTTGGAAACCCTGAAGCCTTCAGGGTTGACTTCAACTCCAAGTCAGTTACCGGGGTAACAGACTCGATGAACCTAACCCGCTCTCTGACAGATTTTCTTTAACAAACTGTGAATTTCACTCTGATGCCGTCCTTCAGCTGCACTTGAATCATTTGACTGACACTCCAATTCATTTCCTGATTCATAAAGTTACTGTCAAAGCGAATAGAGGAGCAAATTAATCTGCAAAGGTTTCCATTTTCACAAACACTGAAATCCCAGATTCATTGTATTTTGCCTTATTTTTACCTAACGTGAACAGTAATTCAGTCGTCAATATATAAAGACAGAGATAACAATTACATCACAGATTTATTATCAGCTCAGAATTAAGTCTATATTCTCCATCTTTCGATCTCTGTGACTCTGTGGACAGTGATGTTATCAGACTGTCAGTTTACCTACACTGCAAACATTTACTATTGCAGCTGTTGCACACTGTTCAgtcatttgtctttttataaacagtcacactgacagaaaaatgtgTCACAGTTGGATCTTGTGGATGATGTGAATATCTAAGTGAAGATGAAACTGAAGTGACTGAAACACTCTAGCACTGaactaaatatatttaaagtaatGATTTAATATGCACCTGCAGACAGTCCATGTTCCACAGAATGTGGCTCCCCACATTCTGTTATGCCAATGTTGGGAAAGTAGATTCCTCACAGGCCAAGAGAGAGTGTTCAGGCCCTTGGCAGGTATCTCTGCCTCCCCTTCCTGCAAGACTTGCTGAAGCTCAGTCTTTTAGTGGCCCCTCTCTGGCCCCAGCTCCTGGTTGGGAGCCAGTTGTGGAAAGCTATCAGGAAGAAGATGTCGATGAAGAGACTGTCATCTCTGAGGAGTACAACCTGTCCTGCGGTTAGCCACCGGCTGGTTTCCTAGGAACAGAGTTGGGACAGTCATTTCTCTGGTGGAATTAGGCATCCAGCACTCTGGATATTTCCTTCCTTGATGATTCTGTGATGCCCACGTCTAGGTTTGAGGAGTTGCAACCTTCCCAGATGCAGCTGCCGCTGCTGCCCATCTTTAAGGACAGTGCAGAGTTGCACGAGTGGTCCGTTACCTGTAGGAGGTTTTCTAATATTCATGTCAGAGAACAAATTGCCTGTGCCCCTCTCCTCCCGGTGGATCAGGCTCTTCCTCTGCTAGTCTAACCCTCTAGCTCCCCTTTCGGTATGCCCACATGCTCTAGCAGAAACTGTAGGGTCATGGATGCCTTGCTAACTAGGCTACACAGGGCAATGGCTAACCAGGTCTGTCTTGCTAATATTGGAACCATTATATCCCTCTATCTGCATCACCTGTCTCACCAGGTGCAGTCAAATCTGGGGACTCCAGTTGTGTGGGCGAGCTTCTGGTCTGTTACACGCATCTTTCCTCTCTCATACAGGAGCAGGCTTTCACTACTGGCAGTGCCTTGGCTTACTTCTGGGTAGTGTGGCACCATCTACAGTTGTCTCAATCCCAACTCCGGCAGGATGACCAGGACTCCTTAATGAGGCAGCTTGACTGTTGCAGCAGGCTAGAGACAGTCATTGCTTTACAAAGGAGGACTCTCTAGGAGTTCTAGGGGGTGCCTCAACCTGCACCTGAGGTCCCAGCGTGGGGCCCTGGGGATCTCAGGCCTCAGCTCAAAGCCTTTCATAGACGTTGGGCCCCTAAACCCTAAACCCTAACCGacagggaagaggaggaggatgtgcATGCCCACCCCTACCTTAACCTCTGTGAGTGACCCCCAGCATGCTCAGATACTGCAAGAAGAACCTCCACTGATGCATCCATCCACCACAgaatcatcagaaaacttctgaagatggcaggtctctcTGTAGTGACTGAAGTCTATGGTTCTCAATATGACGGCACGTACAGACATATACAGTGGCACATCACTCCCAATTACTGTGcacctttttgtgtttttgtgctttttatgcCTTTTAGTTGGGTCTTCCTGCAATGCACTGATCACTTTCAGTCATCAGGAACTAAAAGATATTGGCCTTATCTGGAACCCAGACTTTAATTCGGATTGAACTCCCAACTGATCTCAACTGAGATTGCAAAACCACCGGCAGCTCCATGGGTTATTGTCAGGAACAGCAAGCGACGCAGGGAGAGAAATCATAGTGGGGATGCAGAGTTGGCCATTACATCCAGCtatcaaaacaacaacacaaactcCCGTTTCCATCCATCTTACTCGCCAAAGCCAGATCCCTCGCAAACAAAACGAAGGAGGTACAATCAGTGATTTTACTAATACCGCTTTGTCCGTGAGTGTTGTCTACTGATTGTAACTCAATCTTAGCTCTATCCAAACATCCCCAATGCCTTAGTGGAGTTACCGGGCCGGAGATTACACCACCAGGACCACAGCAAAGACTCTGGTGGGGGAAGGGGTGGTGGGATCTGTGCTTATGTGCTTCAACACTATGTGCCATAACAGCAGAATTATAGACAGTCACTGCTCAGCAGACTTAGAGGCCATATCTATTCAGCGCAGGCCCTTCTAACGAGCTAACGGTAGCCATGATTACCACTGTTTAATCCCCGCAATGCAAACATTAGCTCAGCACTCAATCCTCTCCAACTTATCATCATCAAACAGCAGAGAGGACATTCAAGGGTGTTCATATCGTTTGTGGGGACTAATAAGGCATGTTTGAAATCTGTACTCCccaaattccttttttttttggcctgtcccgtttggctcttttgccatcagaattattgtctaaaggtgaagaaagatgcccaacggatttactttaccaaatggaccatcccagccttgccgtaatggtctatttgattcaccttttattgtttattttattttattttcacttgctaaatacgggacagacttgactggaggaaagaaaggggagaaagaaagagggaaagaaaaacagcggggaagagggacggggataaagggcaaaaaacaaaaaccaacaaaattattgtgcagcacgtaagatcgatgTTCTCCAAGtacaggactgttttgatcTGACAGACTGGTCCATGTTTGAACAGCAGGACCTAGAGACCTTCACTAAGTCTGTCCTTTTCTACACAAGTATTGTGTAGAAAATGTGGACTCGTAACTCAGTCAAGGAGGCCTACAAGAAGGGGATAGAGGGCCTCCTCACTGACAACAACCCACACCAGGTGTGGTATCCAAACTCTCACTAACTACAAAGGACAGAGCCCCCCAACCCCCAACAGCAGCCTCAAACTCACAGAAGAGCTCAGACCAACTGGAGGGAATCCCTACCAGGTTGTTCAACCTCTCTGATTCATCCCACAGCGGTTTCCACCTGTCCGAAGGCCTCCACTATCATTCCTATCCCCAGTGAGACTGGTATAGACAGCCTCAATAACTATAGACCTATAGCCCTCACATCTGTAGTCATGAAGTGCTTCAAGCAGTGTCTTGTGTCTAAGCACATTTAAGACTGTCTTTCCTCCTCTCTCGACCCCTACCAAATTCCTTAGTTTCACTTGGTggagaacctctcctggtccctcaacaccagctCCATAACTAAGAAAGCCCAACAGTGCTTATACTTCCTGTGGAAGCTGAGAAGAGTCCATCTATCCACCATTCATTCTCACCACCTTCTACAGGGGGACTATCGAGAGCgtcctgagcagctgcatcTCTGTCTGGTATGGTAACTGCACCATATTGGATCACAATACCCTACAATGGATAGTGAGAGCAGCTGAGAAGATCACTGGAGCCTCTCTTCCCTCCATCACGGACACCTATTGCACCCACTGCAACAGCAAACCCACCAACATGGCTCTacacttcatcctgcagcatctggactccccaggaacctacgccaggatcctgtttgtggacttcagctctgccttcaacaccatccttccagaccatctccaaggcaagctttcccagatgaatgtgcctgatcccatctgccggtggatcactgacttcctgacagacaggaagcagcatgtgaggctgggaaagaatgtcttggactcccggaccatcagcactggctcccctcagggctgtattctttctcctctgctcttctccctgtacaccaactgctgcacctccacccaccagtctgtcaagctaatcaagtttgcagatgacaccaccgttattGGACTCATCTCGGACGGGATGAGTCTGCCACAGGAGGGAGGTTGAACGCctggtgtcctggtgcagccacaacaacctggtgctgaacgcccagaagacagtggagattattgtggacttcaggaagcacacagccccactcccccatcatcctgactgacaccctcatcacctctgtggactcattccgcttcctgggtaccaccatcacccaggacctgaagtgggagcccaccatcacctccgtcattaagaaagcccagcagaggatgtacttcctgaggcagctgaagaaattcaacctgccaacacggacgatgatgcaattctacactgcaatcatcgagtccatcctcacctcctccatcaccgtgtggtacgctggagccactatcagggacaaacagagactgcagcgtgttgtgcgctctgccaagaaggtgattggctgcagacttcaatctctgcaggacctgtacacctccaggacactggggcgtgcagcttggatcacagctgacccttctcaccctggacacacctccaggacactggggcgtgcagcttggatcacagctgacccttctcaccctggacacagtctgtttcatTCTGTTCTGGCTGGTCTTGCactgcttgtgttttgtttttttgcaacttttgcaTACTTACACTTTATGTAGTActgtgttgattgtctgttatatgttaTATGTAGCACCATGGTCTTGGAGGAACATTGTCTTGTTTCCctgtgtactgtaccactgcacatggctaaaatgacaataaagccacttgacttgacttgaagtATGCCAATGACACCACCGTGGCTGGGCTCATCTAATGGAGATAAGACAGCGCACACAGTGGAGGTAGAGAACTTGAAGCTGAATGTCCTTAAAACTAAAGAACTCGTAATGGACTTCAGGAGGCACAGACAGTTTCACTCCCCTCTGATTATAAATGGAGAACGGGTGGAATCTGTCTCTACCCAGCATCCACATCTCCACTGATCTTACCTGGACCCACAACACCATCACCCTGGTAAGGAAGGCCCAGCAGCGGCTAAAATTTCTCCGTCCCCTGAGGAAGAATAACCTGGAAATGTTGTTATCACTAAACTCAGAGTTTTTTTGCTCAGTGCTCAAAGGTAGGAACTATGTGCCTGAGAGATGATATTAGGGAAGagccaaaagcagaaaaaaaaagaaacagaacttTGGATTTTGGCTGAAAGCCTCATTATTTGAAATAGTAACTCTGTTTAATATTAGCACTGATTAGTACAACAGTATTTGCATGACAGTATATAGTACACCAAGTTGTTTTCCAGTTGACAAATTAATTTGGGAATTTGGGACTCATGTTGAAGAATACAATCCAGGCAACAGTGCATTCACTGAAAAAGATATTGAGTAGGATAGAAATGTCATTTACTGAAGACGGGGGTACCTGGATGCAGCAGGATTTAATTCAGATATGAGAGAATCTTCTTTGGGTTTCTATTTAGATGTTCACAAGAAGCTTATTAGAAGTAAAGTCtcattttgcttgtttgttcttCTAAATTGGCAGATTAATTATCAAACCAAAAAGCTCTTAAAGTTTTCATTTGTGGGTCCAAAACTGTTGCATTTCCTTTTCTACTTCAAAGACTTTCATTAATACATAGTACATTTTGTTCAAGCACTGATTAATGGCTGACCTTTAcaccacaggcatgaaaacatTGGGAGCACCGGTGGGACCTCACTGtatataaaattaataaaataattaactttGCTTCAAAGACATTTTTCAACTTGTATCTATCAGTTATCATGTGATATGAACCTACATTTAAACTATTCTGCAACTTACTGTGTTCAAATCTTACTTTTTGAGGGATCTTAATTCTAAAGATAAAGTCAGATTTAACAGTTTGATAGGTCAGTGTGGATGAACTTCATTTGGAACAGGTAACCCTTTCACACCAGCCAGGGCATTTTCGACCATCTTCTTCACCATCCCACGTGCTGTGGTAATGGTTGAGATGCCAATGTGGGGAGTGATGAGTACATTAGGAAGCTCAAGCAATGGATGATCCCTACACAAGAAAAATCACAGGTAGCACTGCACGAGTCTGCTTGAACATGTAATTCTGTTGTGTTACGTATGCACAGACATAGCACCTTGGTAAAGGTTCAGGATGAGTCACATCTAAGGCTGCTGCACGAATTGTTCCTGATTGAAGAGCTTCAAGTAAGGCATCCTGGTTCACAATCAGACCTGAGATTTATAAAGAATTGTTATTACATTGAACCAGTGATCACTAAACACTATAGTACAGGAAACACATTATTCCCACCTCTGCTGATGTTGATCAGTGTCGCTGTAGGCTTCATGAGGGACAACTCCCTGTGGCCAATGAGGCCTGATGTCTCTGAGGTCAGATTTACAGCTATCATGACAAAGTCTGAGCACCTGAGCAGGTCATCCAAGTTCTCACAATAACTTGCTCCAACTGCTTGCTCGTCTTTGGTGCTCCTGAATGGCATGAAGAGTATTTGAGGGAGACAGTATTGAAACTAAGGGTGAGTAATTTAAGCTGCTTTAAGCAAGCCCACCTCCATGCCAGCTACTCCTTTCATAGAATGCCTGACTTAATCATATTTATTATCATTGGTATTGTGTCTATTTTGTTCTGAAGTCTTGATGCCGCTTTGACCTGCCTCTGGTGTTCTATATATACAGAAACAAGAGCAAAATGTGGAAGGGTAGAAAAGCCCAACCACTATAGTAGTACTGACTAATCATCCTTGAGGGCTTTTAGCACACTAATGAAATCATCACtaaaaaaacatacatatgTACTTGTGTTCTTTTATTTACCTTCTGGTCCTCTTGTGATACATAACCTTCATTTCAAATCCTTTGCTCCTTTGAGCAATCTTGTAACCAATCTCTCCCATTCCAATGATTCCAAGGGTCGCCCGAGTGACTTCAACTCCCATCAGATTTTGAGGTATATGGACAGTCTTTGGGTCTGTAGCTATCTGGTGACCTATGATGAAAAACATCTTTTGGCTGGATTTACAAATGATACATTTTAGATCATGTTAACATGGTAAATGATGCAATTTACTCCTACGTCTAAAAGAAGGAAGTATTATTCTGCTCATCTGTTGAAGAGTTAAGAGTGATATGCATTAGGTCTTGGTTATAGAATTGCTTGAACATTGGGCCACTTTGGTTAACCTTTAATCTCACCCTCAAGAATGTTGCGAGCTGAAGCCAGAAGTAGCCCCATGGCTAAATCTGCAGTGGCGTCACTGACCACACCAGGTGTGTTGGCCACTTTGGCACCAAGACTGTTGATGAATGGCACATCCAGATGATCGATTCCCACTCCTCCACTGGCTACAACTTTAAGGCAGGGAAGCAATTTGAGCAACCAAGGCTTGGCTGCAGGGCAGTACTTCCAATTTAGCAGAGCCTGGATTTTGGAACCGTAGAGCACAGGGTTCTGTAGAAAGTCTTTGTAGCAGACGATCTGGAAGTGTTGTTTCACTATGTCAGCGAGCTCTTCAAGGTAACCATGTGGACCCCCAACCTCTGATATCAGTGCCCATGGCTTTTCCTCTTCCATCActttatttgaaaataaaaaaaatgccctATCATTTTTTCTACCAAAGAGTAAAGACTGCAATTTGGTAGCTTAACAATTAGTATGACACAATCTACTCTAATCAGCTAAACATAGTAATCTAACAAAAAATTGTCAAGAAGTAGCTGACCAGTTCCAAAGAATTTATATTTTCAGGGTTAAATGACTATTTTCACAGATTTGTTAAAAGCACAGTTTAGTCTGTTATTAAGAACAAACTCCATAAAGAAGTCATCACTTAAATGAGAAAGACTCACCCTTGAATTTACGTTTCAACCCTTGTGCTTTCTTAGACTGCTGTAGTGACAGCTGAGCCTTTGCAGACTTTCTTACACTACTGTAGTCATTTTGCCTTGGACAAGTTACAGATCAAGTAAAGTTAATATGAAAACACAGAGTGGGCTGTGTTCAATCTGCAGCATAATGAGGCTGCAGCGTTGAGTTGAAATAGGGTTTACGATTCACCAATATAATATGTATAGCATGAATTAGCACTTCAAAGTTATGCTCTGCAACCTCTCCAGTTATCtaaaacacaaactgtaaaaGTTTTGTGAACTTCGGTAACAGATGATTACTGTAAGACTAGACAAGGCCAGACTGAATGAAGTAAGATTTGT containing:
- the LOC116335825 gene encoding probable 2-ketogluconate reductase, translating into MEEEKPWALISEVGGPHGYLEELADIVKQHFQIVCYKDFLQNPVLYGSKIQALLNWKYCPAAKPWLLKLLPCLKVVASGGVGIDHLDVPFINSLGAKVANTPGVVSDATADLAMGLLLASARNILEGHQIATDPKTVHIPQNLMGVEVTRATLGIIGMGEIGYKIAQRSKGFEMKVMYHKRTRRSTKDEQAVGASYCENLDDLLRCSDFVMIAVNLTSETSGLIGHRELSLMKPTATLINISRGLIVNQDALLEALQSGTIRAAALDVTHPEPLPRDHPLLELPNVLITPHIGISTITTARGMVKKMVENALAGVKGLPVPNEVHPH